One Vespula pensylvanica isolate Volc-1 chromosome 1, ASM1446617v1, whole genome shotgun sequence genomic region harbors:
- the LOC122634071 gene encoding zinc finger protein 569-like isoform X1 encodes MIEMDKNLSADTDWTSGNKYIKSSLHQFFTVNKNNHNVVSIKKEAEFQEKKHNFQVLKNMKHSENSMNKEKEKINYEEASPSNITTNHKSQPLNSASTKIIINHHEGAHVTLCRRGQIDVIEMPLEQTYFYKYFLVYEDLPSKFVVLHALHNNTAKEVANKLLDILAIIGAPQVLQSGNGRNFAEQIVKELRILWKDFIILHGNVCKCEEDSRDFKNLLKCWLNKNPGKTWYEGLKFIQIFQNSTYRCQNGKIPCDILFGQNIHQEFQKLIIAKNTTNDMWTEEEWINDTLNKKQNNAITVDNLTHISGNIISINTSDTDKNDNCHNEYDDVSCNNHKNNHDDSFQFHKNSNNFKFVSVKSETFLDNLQMEDSTCAEPNIEEHNFRINNQNLTCKICHKQYMKLGHLKNHMKTHIKKRQFDCTLCNKTFHILKLYEKHMQQFHENHQQINSHTDCIKNDNSYSKYADISINKKRSMETEEIPKIHKSIMKSHQSSNIVLNHTNKCVKSIKKSNSINGRQFSRKKEENRISRLNGNPTLECSYCKQKFSFPSVLKRHMRSHTNERPYVCKICNKSFKQLGHLSQHSLTHKDYRSFQCAICCVKFESLDLLKTHSQSHQGESILKSKEIYRLFECDNCKKVFTTKSVLERHIFTHTHERQFGCKICGKRFKQAGHVKSHMLVHTGERKFECTICSKRFSLSNSLKKHMYIHNGEKPYQCDVCGARFLEKRNLNGHLMTHTNERPFSCKICGKRYTLADTLRRHVSAAHEDGRTYQCEICAKMFKQLAHLSVHKKVHNDERPFQCHLCEKNFKHKNVLKSHLAIHANIRPFECDICKATFVRKTNLQTHIASAHMNERPYACTICGKRFKQISHLNGHVVVHSNSMPYQCDFCDRRCNRLDNLKKHMRLHTKDKE; translated from the exons ATGATAGAAATggataaaaatctttctgCGGATACAGATTGGACTTCTgggaacaaatatataaaaagttcatTGCATCAATTTTTTACTGTTAACAAGAATAATCATAACGttgtatctataaaaaaagaagcagaatttcaagagaaaaaacataacTTTCAAGTCTTAAAGAATATGAAACATTCTGAAAATTCtatgaacaaagaaaaagaaaaaataaattatgaagaaGCTTCTCCTTCAAATATAACAACA aatCATAAATCACAGCCTTTAAATTCGGCGTCAActaagataattattaaccATCATGAAGGTGCACATGTAACATTGTGTCGTAGAGGTCAAATTGATGTTATAGAAATGCCATTGGAacaaacatatttttacaAGTACTTTCTGGTTTACGAAGATTTACCATCTAAATTTGTAGTATTACATGCTTTACACAATAACACAGCAAAAGAAGTAGCAAATAAGTTACTAGATATATTAGCAATTATTGGAGCTCCTCAAGTTCTACAAAGTGGAAATGGGCGTAATTTTGCTGAACAAATTGTCAAAGAATTACGTATTTTATGGAAAGATTTTATCATATTACATGGAAATGTATGCAAATGTGAAGAAGATAGTagagattttaaaaatttattaaaatgttgGTTAAACAAAAATCCTGGAAAAACATGGTATGAAGGtttgaaatttatacaaatctTTCAAAATTCAACATATCGTTGTCAAAATGGTAAAATACCATGTGATATATTATTTGGACAAAATATTCATCAAGAgtttcaaaaattaatcattgCTAAAAATACAACAAATGATATGTGGACAGAAGAAGAATGGATAAATgatacattaaataaaaaacaaaataatgctATTACAGTTGATAATTTGACTCATATTTCtggaaatataatttcaataaatacaaGCGATacagataaaaatgataat tgCCATAATGAATATGATGATGTATCgtgtaataatcataaaaacaaTCATGAtgattcttttcaatttcataaGAATTCAAACAACTTTAAATTTGTTAGTGTTAAAAGTGAAACATTTTTGGATAATTTACAAATGGAAGATTCAACATGTGCAGAGCCAAATATTGAAGAACATAATTTTCGTATAAACAACCAAAATTTAACATGTAAAATTTGTCATAAACAATACATGAAATTGGGACATCTGAAAAATCACATGAAAACTCATATTAAGAAACGACAATTTGATTGCACATTGTGTAATAAAACATTCCATATCttgaaattatatgaaaaacatATGCAACAGTTTCATGAGAATCATCAACAAATTAACAGTCATACAGATtgcataaaaaatgataatagttATAGTAAATATGCTGatataagtattaataaaaaaagaagtatggAAACAGAAGAAATTCCAAAGATACATAAATCAATTATGAAATCTCATCAAAGTAGTAATATAGTATTGAACCATACGAATAAATGTgttaaatctataaaaaaatcaaattctaTCAATGGAAGACAATTTTctaggaaaaaggaagaaaatagaatatctAGATTGAATGGAAATCCAACATTAGAATGTTCAtattgtaaacaaaaatttagtTTTCCTAGTGTATTAAAAAGACACATGCGTTCTCATACAAACGAAAGACCTTATGTttgtaaaatatgtaataaaagttttaaacaGTTAGGTCATCTTAGTCAACATTCATTGACACACAAAGATTACAGATCTTTTCAATGTGCAATATGTTGTGTTAAATTTGAATCTCTGGATTTGCTTAAAACTCATTCTCAGTCACATCAAGGTGAATCAATACTAAAgtcaaaagaaatttatcgtcTTTTCGAATGTGATAACTGTAAAAAGGTTTTTACAACAAAAAGTGTGTTAGAACGTCATATATTTACTCATACACACGAGCGTCAATTTGGATGTAAAATATGTGGTAAACGATTTAAGCAAGCCGGTCATGTAAAATCTCATATGTTAGTTCATACTGGAGAGCGAAAATTTGAATGTACTATATGTTCAAAAAGATTTAGTTTATCAAATTCGCTAAAAAAACATATGTACATTCATAATGGTGAAAAACCATATCAATGTGACGTGTGTGGAGCGagatttcttgaaaaaaggAATCTTAATGGACATCTTATGACACATACAAACGAAAGACCATTTTCTTGCAAAATATGTGGCAAACGATACACGTTAGCAGATACACTACGTCGGCACGTCAGTGCTGCTCATGAAGATGGTCGAACGTATCAATGTGAAATTTGCGcaaaaatgtttaaacaaCTTGCACATTTGTCTGTTCACAAGAAAGTACACAATGATGAACGTCCTTTCCAATGTCATCTTTgcgaaaaaaatttcaaacataAAAATGTTCTGAAATCTCATTTAGCAATTCACGCAAATATTCGACCTTTTGAATGTGACATTTGCAAAGCAACATTTGTTAGAAAAACTAATTTGCAAACACATATAGCATCGGCACATATGAATGAACGTCCCTATGCTTGTACAATTTGTGGTAAacgatttaaacaaataaGTCATTTAAATGGTCACGTTGTTGTTCATAGTAATTCAATGCCTTATCAGTGTGATTTTTGCGATCGTCGTTGTAACAGATTGgataatttaaagaaacacATGCGTCTTCatacaaaagataaagaatag
- the LOC122634071 gene encoding zinc finger protein 569-like isoform X2 — protein MKHSENSMNKEKEKINYEEASPSNITTNHKSQPLNSASTKIIINHHEGAHVTLCRRGQIDVIEMPLEQTYFYKYFLVYEDLPSKFVVLHALHNNTAKEVANKLLDILAIIGAPQVLQSGNGRNFAEQIVKELRILWKDFIILHGNVCKCEEDSRDFKNLLKCWLNKNPGKTWYEGLKFIQIFQNSTYRCQNGKIPCDILFGQNIHQEFQKLIIAKNTTNDMWTEEEWINDTLNKKQNNAITVDNLTHISGNIISINTSDTDKNDNCHNEYDDVSCNNHKNNHDDSFQFHKNSNNFKFVSVKSETFLDNLQMEDSTCAEPNIEEHNFRINNQNLTCKICHKQYMKLGHLKNHMKTHIKKRQFDCTLCNKTFHILKLYEKHMQQFHENHQQINSHTDCIKNDNSYSKYADISINKKRSMETEEIPKIHKSIMKSHQSSNIVLNHTNKCVKSIKKSNSINGRQFSRKKEENRISRLNGNPTLECSYCKQKFSFPSVLKRHMRSHTNERPYVCKICNKSFKQLGHLSQHSLTHKDYRSFQCAICCVKFESLDLLKTHSQSHQGESILKSKEIYRLFECDNCKKVFTTKSVLERHIFTHTHERQFGCKICGKRFKQAGHVKSHMLVHTGERKFECTICSKRFSLSNSLKKHMYIHNGEKPYQCDVCGARFLEKRNLNGHLMTHTNERPFSCKICGKRYTLADTLRRHVSAAHEDGRTYQCEICAKMFKQLAHLSVHKKVHNDERPFQCHLCEKNFKHKNVLKSHLAIHANIRPFECDICKATFVRKTNLQTHIASAHMNERPYACTICGKRFKQISHLNGHVVVHSNSMPYQCDFCDRRCNRLDNLKKHMRLHTKDKE, from the exons ATGAAACATTCTGAAAATTCtatgaacaaagaaaaagaaaaaataaattatgaagaaGCTTCTCCTTCAAATATAACAACA aatCATAAATCACAGCCTTTAAATTCGGCGTCAActaagataattattaaccATCATGAAGGTGCACATGTAACATTGTGTCGTAGAGGTCAAATTGATGTTATAGAAATGCCATTGGAacaaacatatttttacaAGTACTTTCTGGTTTACGAAGATTTACCATCTAAATTTGTAGTATTACATGCTTTACACAATAACACAGCAAAAGAAGTAGCAAATAAGTTACTAGATATATTAGCAATTATTGGAGCTCCTCAAGTTCTACAAAGTGGAAATGGGCGTAATTTTGCTGAACAAATTGTCAAAGAATTACGTATTTTATGGAAAGATTTTATCATATTACATGGAAATGTATGCAAATGTGAAGAAGATAGTagagattttaaaaatttattaaaatgttgGTTAAACAAAAATCCTGGAAAAACATGGTATGAAGGtttgaaatttatacaaatctTTCAAAATTCAACATATCGTTGTCAAAATGGTAAAATACCATGTGATATATTATTTGGACAAAATATTCATCAAGAgtttcaaaaattaatcattgCTAAAAATACAACAAATGATATGTGGACAGAAGAAGAATGGATAAATgatacattaaataaaaaacaaaataatgctATTACAGTTGATAATTTGACTCATATTTCtggaaatataatttcaataaatacaaGCGATacagataaaaatgataat tgCCATAATGAATATGATGATGTATCgtgtaataatcataaaaacaaTCATGAtgattcttttcaatttcataaGAATTCAAACAACTTTAAATTTGTTAGTGTTAAAAGTGAAACATTTTTGGATAATTTACAAATGGAAGATTCAACATGTGCAGAGCCAAATATTGAAGAACATAATTTTCGTATAAACAACCAAAATTTAACATGTAAAATTTGTCATAAACAATACATGAAATTGGGACATCTGAAAAATCACATGAAAACTCATATTAAGAAACGACAATTTGATTGCACATTGTGTAATAAAACATTCCATATCttgaaattatatgaaaaacatATGCAACAGTTTCATGAGAATCATCAACAAATTAACAGTCATACAGATtgcataaaaaatgataatagttATAGTAAATATGCTGatataagtattaataaaaaaagaagtatggAAACAGAAGAAATTCCAAAGATACATAAATCAATTATGAAATCTCATCAAAGTAGTAATATAGTATTGAACCATACGAATAAATGTgttaaatctataaaaaaatcaaattctaTCAATGGAAGACAATTTTctaggaaaaaggaagaaaatagaatatctAGATTGAATGGAAATCCAACATTAGAATGTTCAtattgtaaacaaaaatttagtTTTCCTAGTGTATTAAAAAGACACATGCGTTCTCATACAAACGAAAGACCTTATGTttgtaaaatatgtaataaaagttttaaacaGTTAGGTCATCTTAGTCAACATTCATTGACACACAAAGATTACAGATCTTTTCAATGTGCAATATGTTGTGTTAAATTTGAATCTCTGGATTTGCTTAAAACTCATTCTCAGTCACATCAAGGTGAATCAATACTAAAgtcaaaagaaatttatcgtcTTTTCGAATGTGATAACTGTAAAAAGGTTTTTACAACAAAAAGTGTGTTAGAACGTCATATATTTACTCATACACACGAGCGTCAATTTGGATGTAAAATATGTGGTAAACGATTTAAGCAAGCCGGTCATGTAAAATCTCATATGTTAGTTCATACTGGAGAGCGAAAATTTGAATGTACTATATGTTCAAAAAGATTTAGTTTATCAAATTCGCTAAAAAAACATATGTACATTCATAATGGTGAAAAACCATATCAATGTGACGTGTGTGGAGCGagatttcttgaaaaaaggAATCTTAATGGACATCTTATGACACATACAAACGAAAGACCATTTTCTTGCAAAATATGTGGCAAACGATACACGTTAGCAGATACACTACGTCGGCACGTCAGTGCTGCTCATGAAGATGGTCGAACGTATCAATGTGAAATTTGCGcaaaaatgtttaaacaaCTTGCACATTTGTCTGTTCACAAGAAAGTACACAATGATGAACGTCCTTTCCAATGTCATCTTTgcgaaaaaaatttcaaacataAAAATGTTCTGAAATCTCATTTAGCAATTCACGCAAATATTCGACCTTTTGAATGTGACATTTGCAAAGCAACATTTGTTAGAAAAACTAATTTGCAAACACATATAGCATCGGCACATATGAATGAACGTCCCTATGCTTGTACAATTTGTGGTAAacgatttaaacaaataaGTCATTTAAATGGTCACGTTGTTGTTCATAGTAATTCAATGCCTTATCAGTGTGATTTTTGCGATCGTCGTTGTAACAGATTGgataatttaaagaaacacATGCGTCTTCatacaaaagataaagaatag
- the LOC122634123 gene encoding uncharacterized protein LOC122634123 isoform X1: protein MNLNIVCESPNINDIKTKCSNEQSLTTKIFVNSTFKSIFRKKVNFGNTPLGYMVHHIVLIHPIPNKKISYVVLPFIKNSCIDIYPLEGNVRPDCKPAEIMVIYRPLRYITLNFELQIYIPELCKTHVITFYADTKPKLQRNLHEDIYRHKKCIETKINKLTKRKPILLKKTYPILKNKLRTDICKEHPQYEKKSLEWSYKFHMMQVVNQIYDKYYENFHDEHELRGPLNIYLSEMIEHKLKLQDLFLYKSEIYRKENNRTMFHHKPKVGFDAKFLSVKELQIITMERKFNWVYYKCSIITTQFKELINRDKSIKIKQRILRTALKYPETTITLDTNKKWSLYYCKINTFIEAARKIILQNRLIKILKKLKNLTLSQAERLEMNDQSNKK from the exons atgaatttaaatattgtatgtGAATCCCCAAATATAAATGACATAAAAACTAAATGTTCAAACGAACAAAGTctaacaacaaaaatattcgtaaattctacatttaaatctatttttcgtaaaaaagtaaattttggAAATACACCTTTGGGATACAT GGTTCATCATATTGTATTAATACATCCTAtcccaaataaaaaaatttcttatgtaGTTTTaccatttataaaaaattcttgtaTTGATATTTATCCTTTAGAAg GAAATGTAAGACCAGATTGCAAACCTGCAGAAATTATGGTGATTTATAGACCTTTGAGGTATATTACTTTGAATTttgaattacaaatatatatacctgaaTTATGCAAAACACacgtaataacattttatgcAGATACTAAACCAAAATTGCAAAG aaatttgcatgaagatatatatagacataaaaaatgtatagaaactaagataaataaattaactaaGAGAAAacctattttattaaaaaaaacatatcctatattaaaaaataaattaagaacaGATATTTGTAAAGAACATCCacagtatgaaaaaaaatctttagaatggtcatataaatttcatatgaTGCAAGTAGTAAAccaaatatatgataaatactATGAAAACTTTCATGATGAACATGAATTGAGAG GTcccttaaatatttatttatcagaaaTGATTgaacataaattaaaattacaagatttatttttatataaatcagaaatctatcgtaaagaaaataatcgaacaaTGTTTCATCATAAACCAAAAGTTGGTTTTGATGCCAAATTTCTTTCTGTCAAAGAACTGCAAATAATTACGATGGAACGGAAATTTAATTgggtttattataaatgttcaATCATTACAACACAgtttaaagaattaattaatagagataaatctataaaaataaaacaaagaatacTTAGAACTGCTTTAAAA TATCCTGAAACTACAATTACATTAGATACCAATAAAAAATGgtctttatattattgtaaaataaatacttttattgaAGCTGCTCGGaagattattttacaaaatcgattaatcaaaattcttaaaaagttaaagaatTTGACACTTTCTCAAGCAGAAAGATTGGAAATGAATGATCAAAgcaataagaaataa
- the LOC122634123 gene encoding uncharacterized protein LOC122634123 isoform X2, with protein sequence MNLNIVCESPNINDIKTKCSNEQSLTTKIFVNSTFKSIFRKKVNFGNTPLGYMVHHIVLIHPIPNKKISYVVLPFIKNSCIDIYPLEGNVRPDCKPAEIMVIYRPLRYITLNFELQIYIPELCKTHVITFYADTKPKLQRNLHEDIYRHKKCIETKINKLTKRKPILLKKTYPILKNKLRTDICKEHPQYEKKSLEWSYKFHMMQVVNQIYDKYYENFHDEHELRVS encoded by the exons atgaatttaaatattgtatgtGAATCCCCAAATATAAATGACATAAAAACTAAATGTTCAAACGAACAAAGTctaacaacaaaaatattcgtaaattctacatttaaatctatttttcgtaaaaaagtaaattttggAAATACACCTTTGGGATACAT GGTTCATCATATTGTATTAATACATCCTAtcccaaataaaaaaatttcttatgtaGTTTTaccatttataaaaaattcttgtaTTGATATTTATCCTTTAGAAg GAAATGTAAGACCAGATTGCAAACCTGCAGAAATTATGGTGATTTATAGACCTTTGAGGTATATTACTTTGAATTttgaattacaaatatatatacctgaaTTATGCAAAACACacgtaataacattttatgcAGATACTAAACCAAAATTGCAAAG aaatttgcatgaagatatatatagacataaaaaatgtatagaaactaagataaataaattaactaaGAGAAAacctattttattaaaaaaaacatatcctatattaaaaaataaattaagaacaGATATTTGTAAAGAACATCCacagtatgaaaaaaaatctttagaatggtcatataaatttcatatgaTGCAAGTAGTAAAccaaatatatgataaatactATGAAAACTTTCATGATGAACATGAATTGAGAG TATCCTGA
- the LOC122634148 gene encoding uncharacterized protein LOC122634148: MFKHIVRSVIQNAPRMSNRSYSIYGPTNYKPRSMDDLPVPQGSWQKDYDKKQTSYNMQLAACLAFTVVTLIVAKTSGLVYLNWYPPTPKEKKE; this comes from the exons ATGTTTAAACACATAGTGCGATCTGTTATACAAAATGCTCCTCGAATGA GCAATCGTTCTTATTCAATTTATGGTCCTACAAATTATAAACCACGATCAATGGATGACCTACCAGTTCCACAAGGCTCATGGCAAAAAGATTATGATAAAAAGCAGACATCTTACAATATGCAATTAGCTGCTTGCCTTGCTTTTACTGTAGTTACTTTAATTGTG gCCAAAACATCAGGATTGGTTTATCTTAATTGGTATCCTCCTACTcccaaggaaaaaaaggaataa
- the LOC122634103 gene encoding alpha-1,3-mannosyl-glycoprotein 4-beta-N-acetylglucosaminyltransferase B codes for MMSHIVALSSVRRRCIIILSIVLVPCAILNLLSSSDVHEETMLQNNIAELQVKLEHLHAKYISSQEEINILSHQLLQLVESNHILPDLQYLINNGTSNITNIKLPSIYNFLPHFLNDPNSLRPAFLQSKGRSGVSMVLGIPTVKREVQSYLMATLKNLIDRMSPAEILDTLIVVLVAETDLDYVTYVAKQIEVQFPNEYETGVIDVISPSSSYYPQLSKLRDTLGDDHQRVVWRSKQNLDFAFLMSYAQTKGMFYIQLEDDILAKKNFITTMKSFALQKVSTKENWFVLDFCQLGFIGKLFKCVELPWLIQFFLMFHNDKPVDWLLDHLISTKVCNLDKDSKHCKMAKAELWIHYKPSLFQHIGTHSSLKGKVQKLKDKQFGKITLYYAHENPDAMVETQIKPYKQYTLKKAYKGESFFWGLLPQPGDHLKFTFTHSIFIKRYLFRSGNPEHPSDRFYNTTVEVLPEMFRSVDRNNNDITEDGYIIVGKFDALGIAQGTVDKKYGRISVLRLTVHSESENWAILSEIHVVEDQPS; via the exons ATGATGTCTCATATAGTAGCTCTGAGTTCTGTACGAAGACGATGTATTATCATATTGTCAATAGTATTAGTGCCATGTGCCATTTTAAATCTTTTGTCCTCGTCGGATGTACACGAAGAAACAATGCTGCAGAATAATATTGCTGAATTACAAGTAAAGCTTGAACATTTACATGCCAAGTATATCAGTAGccaggaagaaataaatatattatcgcaTCAATTACTACAACTAGTAGAAAGCAATCATATTTTACCTGATCttcaatatttaatcaataatgGTACAtctaatataacaaatataaaattaccatctatatacaattttcttccacattttttaaatgatccgAATAGTTTGCGTCCTGCATTCTTACAAAGCAAAGGACGTTCTGGAGTAAGCATGGTATTAGGTATACCAACTGTTAAAAGAGAAGTCCAGAGCTATTTAATGgctacattaaaaaatttaatagatcGTATGAGTCCAGCAGAAATACTTGATACCTTgatagtagtattagtagctGAA ACAGATTTGGATTATGTGACTTATGTTGCAAAGCAAATTGAAGTACA ATTTCCAAATGAATATGAAACTGGAGTAATTGATGTGATATCTCCATCTTCATCATATTATCCACAGTTATCTAAATTGCGAGATACTTTAGGAGATGATCATCAACGTGTGGTTTGGAGATCAAAACAAAATCTGGATTTTGCATTTCTTATGTCATATGCTCAGACAAAAGGAATGTTTTACATACAACTAGAAGATGATATTTTagctaaaaaaaattttataacaactATGAAATCATTTGCTTTACAAAAAGTTAGCACAAAAGAGAATTGGTTTGTATTGGACTTTTGTCAGTTGGGATTTATAg gaaaattatttaaatgtgtGGAACTGCCATGGTTAATCcaattttttctaatgtttCATAATGATAAACCTGTAGATTGGCTATTAGATCATTTAATTTCAACAAAAGTTTGCAATCTTGATAAAGACAGT AAACATTGCAAGATGGCTAAAGCAGAACTCTGGATACATTATAAGCCTTCACTTTTTCAACATATAGGAACACATTCTTCATTGAAAGGGAAAGTACAAAAACTTAAG GATAAACAATTCGGCAAAATTACTTTATACTATGCACATGAAAATCCTGATGCAATGGTGGAAACTCAAATTAAACCTTACAAACAATATACACTAAAAAAAGCGTATAAAGGAGAATCATTCTTTTGGGGGTTATTACCGCAACCAGGAGATCAcctaaaatttacatttacacattctatttttataaaaag ATACTTATTTAGAAGTGGAAATCCCGAACATCCGTCTGATAGATTTTACAATACAACTGTTGAAGTATTACCTGAAATGTTTAGATCCgtagatagaaataataatgatataacagAAGATGGTTATATTATTGTAG gtaAATTTGATGCTCTTGGAATTGCTCAAGGAACAGTAGACAAAAAGTATGGAAGAATATCTGTTCTCAGATTGACTGTGCATAGCGAAAGCGAAAATTGGGCTATTTTATCAGAG aTTCATGTAGTAGAAGATCAACCAAGCTGA